In Pedobacter sp. WC2423, the following are encoded in one genomic region:
- a CDS encoding DUF2158 domain-containing protein, which produces MAKFTTGAIVALKSGGPNMTAGPLTETDYVTCFWFDQNQSLQSVTLHEDLLVEAVV; this is translated from the coding sequence ATGGCAAAATTTACAACAGGCGCAATTGTAGCGCTAAAATCAGGCGGGCCGAATATGACTGCGGGTCCTTTAACAGAAACAGATTATGTGACTTGTTTCTGGTTTGATCAGAACCAATCCCTCCAAAGCGTAACGCTGCATGAAGATCTTCTGGTTGAAGCTGTAGTTTAA
- a CDS encoding WD40/YVTN/BNR-like repeat-containing protein codes for MRILLYLLLLTPFTVFSQTYELSTVSTGTNTSIRGMSVVSDSVAWVSGSNGFIGRSTDGGKEWTWTRPKGYEKLDFRDIEAFDKNHAVIVNAGSPAYILRTEDGGKNWTETYKNLDSAIFLDGMSFWDKKHGIIFGDPIQNHLQLLITDDGGCNWKDVSARLKQTIATGEAGFAASGTGIKTLAGGKVWIATGGTKSNIYASDNYGLSWKRYDCPILRGKSTTGAFSIDFCNENQGIVVGGDYEKDKENTNNVLLTSDGGKSWSKPSRPVFGFRSGVIWYDDKTCFATGTSGTDVSRDGGMNWYHISEESFNVIQKAKNGKLILLAGGKGLIYSLKIK; via the coding sequence ATGCGAATACTCCTGTACCTATTATTGCTGACGCCTTTTACTGTATTTTCACAAACCTACGAACTAAGTACTGTTAGTACTGGAACTAATACCAGTATCAGAGGGATGTCTGTCGTCTCTGACAGCGTTGCCTGGGTAAGTGGAAGTAATGGATTCATTGGCAGAAGCACAGATGGAGGTAAGGAGTGGACATGGACAAGACCTAAAGGTTATGAGAAACTCGATTTCAGAGATATTGAAGCCTTTGATAAAAACCATGCAGTAATTGTTAATGCAGGTTCTCCGGCTTACATTCTTCGTACAGAAGATGGAGGGAAAAACTGGACTGAAACCTATAAAAACCTGGACTCTGCGATATTCCTTGATGGAATGTCATTTTGGGATAAAAAACATGGGATCATCTTCGGTGATCCCATTCAAAACCACTTGCAACTGCTGATTACGGATGATGGGGGATGTAACTGGAAAGATGTATCTGCGAGGTTAAAACAGACTATAGCAACTGGCGAAGCCGGTTTTGCTGCAAGTGGCACTGGAATTAAGACCCTGGCCGGAGGAAAAGTATGGATAGCCACAGGTGGCACAAAATCAAATATTTATGCTTCTGATAATTACGGGCTGAGCTGGAAAAGGTATGACTGTCCGATCTTACGCGGAAAGAGCACTACCGGGGCGTTCTCCATAGACTTCTGCAATGAAAATCAGGGAATAGTAGTTGGTGGTGATTATGAAAAAGATAAAGAAAATACAAATAACGTGTTACTCACCAGCGATGGGGGGAAATCATGGTCAAAACCGTCCAGACCTGTCTTCGGTTTCCGTTCTGGTGTAATCTGGTATGATGATAAAACTTGTTTTGCTACCGGCACCTCAGGAACTGATGTTTCCAGAGACGGGGGGATGAACTGGTATCACATCTCTGAAGAAAGCTTTAATGTAATTCAGAAAGCAAAAAACGGCAAGCTTATTTTACTTGCCGGTGGTAAAGGATTGATCTACAGCTTAAAAATCAAATAA
- a CDS encoding esterase-like activity of phytase family protein, protein MKKAILSSCLMLTVSLYSCKKNNGGTLAGNITYPDMAEASDPAVLMTAANGVKVYNGGFGSAVAADPNDPSVFYLLTDRGPNADGPTDNVKIFGKPDFTPQIGKFRLKEGKLVLEQTILLKNAAGINLNGLPNLTGAGSTDETAIDLNGTVLAPGKDGLDSEGLVRAADGSFWVSDEYGPHLVHFDPSGKTIERINPFGDGTGGRKLPAVLAKRKPNRGMEGLTITPDGKTLVGIMQSPMFNPSKAEVKGSVVLRILTFDIATGATKQYAYLQENTSLTGVSEILAVNNTTFLTLERDGDYGGALTNPATFKKVFKIDLSQATDISDIANSATGKLFGGKTPEQLKDLAGLQTAGIVPVSKTVVLDLLKDLPSVYPHDKAEGMALVNGNTLVISNDDDFGVIPGDKGSFAPKILPATNTVDRNRLYFVKIKL, encoded by the coding sequence ATGAAAAAAGCTATACTATCATCGTGCCTTATGCTTACTGTATCCTTATATTCCTGTAAAAAGAATAATGGAGGAACACTTGCCGGAAATATAACCTATCCCGATATGGCCGAAGCTTCAGATCCTGCAGTATTGATGACTGCCGCGAATGGGGTAAAAGTATATAATGGAGGCTTTGGTTCTGCTGTAGCAGCTGATCCCAATGATCCTTCGGTTTTTTACCTGTTAACTGACCGTGGCCCCAATGCAGATGGGCCAACCGATAACGTGAAAATATTTGGTAAACCTGACTTCACGCCTCAGATTGGTAAATTCCGTTTAAAAGAAGGAAAATTGGTCTTAGAGCAAACTATCTTATTAAAGAATGCTGCCGGGATCAACTTAAATGGTTTGCCAAATCTGACAGGTGCCGGTTCAACCGATGAAACAGCTATTGACCTTAACGGGACAGTTCTGGCACCAGGTAAGGACGGACTTGATTCCGAAGGATTGGTTCGCGCTGCTGACGGCAGTTTTTGGGTGAGTGATGAATATGGGCCACATCTGGTTCACTTTGATCCGTCCGGAAAGACTATTGAGCGTATAAATCCATTTGGAGATGGTACAGGTGGCCGTAAACTTCCTGCGGTATTGGCAAAACGTAAACCGAACCGTGGTATGGAGGGTTTAACCATAACTCCTGATGGAAAAACTTTGGTAGGTATCATGCAGTCGCCAATGTTCAATCCATCTAAAGCAGAAGTAAAGGGATCGGTTGTGCTGCGTATTTTAACTTTTGACATTGCTACCGGCGCAACTAAACAATATGCTTATTTACAGGAAAATACATCGTTAACAGGAGTTAGTGAAATCCTTGCAGTTAATAATACCACATTTTTAACACTGGAAAGGGATGGAGATTATGGAGGAGCACTAACTAATCCGGCTACCTTCAAAAAAGTATTTAAGATTGATCTTTCTCAGGCTACAGATATTTCTGACATTGCAAATAGTGCAACAGGCAAATTATTCGGGGGTAAAACTCCTGAACAATTAAAAGATCTGGCAGGTCTGCAGACCGCAGGCATCGTACCAGTCAGCAAAACAGTTGTGCTTGACCTTTTAAAAGATCTGCCGTCCGTTTATCCGCATGATAAAGCAGAAGGGATGGCTTTAGTAAACGGAAACACTCTGGTAATCTCCAATGATGATGATTTTGGGGTAATTCCTGGAGATAAAGGTTCATTTGCACCTAAGATCCTTCCTGCTACGAATACCGTTGACCGTAACAGATTATATTTTGTGAAGATTAAATTATAA
- a CDS encoding LLM class flavin-dependent oxidoreductase, which produces MVNEIHQNKLSGIRYSVLDLATVVAGKTPADTFANSVDLAQNAEKFGYTRYWLAEHHNMISVASSATSLLIGHIAGNTKTIRVGSGGIMLPNHSPLIVAEQFGTLASLYPGRIDLGLGRAPGTDQTTAMAIRGERFNAVHDFPQDIVKLQTFFSADNANSRVRAIPGEGLDIPIWILGSSTDSARLAAAMGLPYAFASHFAPAQFLTAINLYRQNFKPSEHLKAPYVISCVNVIAADTDAEADRLATSLKRFFMGVVTGKLELLQPPVDNMNDVWTDYEEEAVNQMIACSFFGSPQTIKEDMESFIKQTGVDEIMVTSHIFDHQARLHSYQLFAELMK; this is translated from the coding sequence ATGGTAAATGAAATACATCAAAACAAACTATCAGGTATCCGGTATTCAGTCTTAGATTTAGCAACAGTAGTTGCAGGAAAAACACCTGCTGATACTTTTGCGAACAGCGTTGACCTGGCGCAAAATGCAGAGAAATTTGGTTATACCAGGTATTGGCTGGCAGAACATCACAATATGATTAGTGTGGCCAGCTCAGCAACTTCTCTGCTGATCGGTCATATCGCCGGCAATACCAAGACCATCCGGGTAGGTTCCGGTGGAATTATGCTGCCTAATCACTCCCCGTTAATCGTTGCTGAACAGTTTGGAACTTTAGCCTCGTTATATCCGGGAAGAATAGATTTAGGACTTGGCCGGGCACCTGGTACCGATCAGACTACTGCTATGGCTATCAGAGGAGAGCGGTTTAATGCGGTACATGACTTCCCGCAGGATATTGTCAAATTACAAACCTTTTTCTCCGCAGATAATGCAAATAGCCGTGTCAGAGCAATTCCTGGTGAGGGATTGGATATTCCAATCTGGATATTAGGCTCAAGTACCGACAGCGCGCGTTTAGCTGCGGCTATGGGGCTTCCTTATGCTTTTGCGAGTCACTTTGCTCCGGCTCAGTTCCTGACCGCAATCAATCTTTATCGTCAGAATTTTAAGCCTTCTGAACATCTCAAAGCACCTTATGTAATTTCCTGTGTCAATGTAATCGCTGCGGATACAGATGCTGAAGCAGACAGACTGGCCACCTCTTTAAAACGCTTCTTTATGGGCGTGGTAACTGGTAAACTTGAACTATTACAACCACCGGTTGACAATATGAATGATGTCTGGACTGATTATGAAGAGGAAGCAGTGAATCAAATGATAGCCTGTTCGTTTTTTGGCAGTCCACAAACTATCAAAGAAGATATGGAATCTTTCATCAAACAGACGGGAGTCGATGAGATTATGGTTACTTCTCACATTTTTGATCATCAGGCAAGATTGCATTCCTATCAGCTTTTTGCAGAGCTGATGAAATAG
- a CDS encoding oxidoreductase: MTSSATMTKVWFITGSSRGLGRNLAESVLASGANVVATARNPEQLNDLLAKYPDQLYPVKLDVTDQEQINQAVKAAIGHFGHIDVLVNNACFGITGAAEAFTDQEVRSQLETNLNAPIAITRAILPYMRKQRSGRILQISSVGGRVGHFGLTIYQAAKFGLSGFSEALAQEVAHLGIYVTSIEPGGFRTDWAGDSMSYAQKAAGYESTVDQIAGLFKAGNFVPMGDPDKAAKVMIELADHPKPPVHLILGSEAVGLVKHAEALKMAEFEEWIPVSVSTDHADAVNFLETEEGKTLLKKA, from the coding sequence ATGACAAGTTCAGCAACAATGACAAAAGTTTGGTTTATCACCGGAAGTTCAAGAGGATTAGGAAGAAACCTGGCCGAAAGTGTACTTGCAAGTGGAGCTAATGTAGTGGCAACAGCCCGTAACCCGGAACAATTAAACGATCTTCTGGCCAAATATCCGGATCAGCTTTATCCTGTAAAGCTGGACGTCACAGATCAGGAGCAAATTAACCAGGCAGTTAAAGCGGCTATCGGGCATTTTGGCCATATTGATGTATTGGTAAACAATGCTTGTTTCGGAATTACCGGAGCTGCCGAAGCTTTTACTGATCAGGAAGTGCGCAGTCAGCTGGAAACTAATTTAAATGCACCTATTGCTATTACCCGTGCTATTTTGCCCTATATGCGTAAACAACGCTCAGGAAGGATTCTTCAAATCAGCTCTGTGGGAGGAAGAGTTGGTCATTTTGGACTCACGATTTATCAGGCTGCTAAATTCGGTCTGAGTGGGTTCAGTGAAGCACTGGCTCAGGAAGTTGCTCACCTTGGAATTTATGTAACCAGCATTGAACCAGGTGGATTTCGTACAGACTGGGCTGGTGATTCAATGAGTTATGCGCAAAAAGCGGCAGGTTACGAATCTACTGTCGATCAGATAGCCGGACTTTTTAAAGCAGGTAATTTCGTACCCATGGGAGATCCTGACAAAGCAGCAAAAGTAATGATTGAATTAGCTGATCATCCCAAACCACCTGTACATTTGATTTTAGGCAGCGAAGCCGTAGGGCTTGTAAAACATGCTGAAGCTTTGAAAATGGCGGAATTTGAAGAATGGATACCGGTATCTGTCTCTACAGACCATGCAGACGCGGTAAATTTTCTGGAAACTGAAGAAGGAAAAACTTTGTTGAAAAAAGCATAA
- a CDS encoding fatty acid desaturase: protein MTKKVKFINTSQSTFYITVRKRVDTYFTTNNISIHANGAMWFKAAFFLTSLTTLYLLILFANLSLPILFILAILLGVSGAFVGFNICHDAIHHSFSGNATVNKVFSFVFNLIGASPYVWNICHNIVHHTYTNIAGHDEDIDVAPGLIRFSDTETVNKLQRYQHYYAFILYSFSMLSWVFRKDYKKFFQHKIGEHTVVHPRVEYYKLFGYKAIYYFLFIALPLMIMPITWGQFLIGFLAMQLAQGLVLGLVFQLAHVVEGTDFPLPDEEGNIEEAWAAHQMRTTANFAGGSKIAAFLCGGLNRQIEHHLFPKVCHIHYPAIGAIVKKTAKEFNLPYIESITFAAALRSHYRMLRRLGKETYQTNKNINREVDIVPETIVIVL from the coding sequence ATGACTAAAAAAGTCAAGTTTATTAATACCAGTCAGTCAACATTTTATATTACAGTACGAAAAAGGGTTGATACTTATTTTACAACAAATAATATTTCTATCCATGCAAATGGAGCCATGTGGTTTAAAGCCGCATTCTTTCTAACAAGCTTAACAACACTATACCTGTTGATTCTGTTCGCAAATCTCAGTCTGCCAATCTTATTCATACTAGCTATTTTATTAGGTGTATCCGGTGCATTTGTAGGTTTTAATATCTGTCATGATGCTATTCATCACTCCTTTTCTGGTAACGCTACTGTCAATAAGGTTTTTAGTTTCGTATTTAACCTGATTGGTGCCAGCCCATATGTATGGAATATTTGCCATAATATTGTACACCATACCTATACAAATATTGCTGGTCATGACGAAGATATTGATGTAGCGCCAGGTCTTATCCGGTTTTCTGATACTGAAACCGTCAACAAACTGCAGAGATATCAGCATTACTATGCATTTATATTGTACAGCTTTTCTATGTTATCATGGGTTTTCAGAAAAGATTATAAGAAGTTTTTTCAGCATAAAATCGGAGAACATACTGTAGTTCATCCCCGGGTCGAATATTATAAACTCTTTGGCTACAAAGCAATTTATTATTTCCTTTTTATAGCCCTGCCTTTGATGATTATGCCGATTACCTGGGGACAATTTTTAATTGGTTTTCTGGCGATGCAACTTGCCCAGGGCTTAGTACTTGGCCTTGTATTTCAACTGGCACACGTAGTAGAAGGAACTGACTTTCCTTTGCCGGATGAAGAAGGGAATATAGAAGAAGCCTGGGCTGCGCATCAAATGAGAACTACTGCAAATTTTGCCGGAGGAAGTAAAATAGCTGCATTTTTATGCGGAGGATTAAATCGTCAGATAGAACATCATCTTTTTCCAAAAGTATGTCATATCCATTATCCTGCAATAGGTGCTATTGTTAAAAAAACAGCTAAAGAATTTAATCTTCCTTATATAGAAAGTATCACCTTTGCAGCTGCTTTACGATCTCATTACCGGATGCTGCGCAGGCTAGGAAAAGAAACTTATCAAACGAATAAAAACATTAACAGGGAAGTTGATATCGTTCCGGAAACTATTGTGATTGTGCTTTAA
- a CDS encoding helix-turn-helix domain-containing protein, with product MFQKEEANQLTQILYSCYFTKSREGEQFVPEHIFTYQISGTLHINDGHQSHIFKEGDFRFCKRNNLVKFTKIPPENGEFRSISVRLDQQMLRDFSVEYGYDKVKKHNSEIIQELKPDPIYKSYMDSLLPYQFKQPENQKLLSLKLREAMLILLQTNPELADTLFDFTEPGKIDLEAFMNKNFHFNVEMKRFAYLTGRSLATFKRDFEKLYQIPPGRWLQQRRLQEAYHLIKEKGKAVSDVYLEVGFEDLSHFSFAFKKKYGLAPSRI from the coding sequence ATGTTCCAGAAAGAAGAAGCTAATCAATTGACCCAAATACTCTATTCCTGCTACTTTACCAAAAGCAGGGAAGGGGAGCAGTTCGTACCTGAACATATTTTTACTTATCAGATTTCCGGGACCCTGCATATCAATGATGGCCACCAATCACATATTTTTAAGGAAGGTGATTTTCGGTTCTGCAAAAGGAATAATCTGGTTAAGTTCACTAAAATACCACCTGAAAATGGAGAATTCAGATCGATATCGGTTCGTCTTGACCAGCAAATGCTTCGTGATTTTAGTGTTGAATATGGTTATGATAAGGTTAAAAAGCATAATAGTGAGATTATTCAGGAATTAAAGCCCGACCCAATTTACAAAAGTTATATGGATTCTCTTCTTCCTTATCAATTCAAACAACCAGAGAATCAAAAACTATTGTCCTTAAAACTGAGAGAAGCTATGCTGATCCTGTTGCAAACTAATCCGGAACTGGCTGATACCTTATTCGATTTTACAGAACCGGGAAAAATAGATCTGGAAGCCTTTATGAATAAGAATTTTCACTTCAATGTAGAGATGAAAAGGTTTGCTTATTTAACCGGAAGAAGCCTGGCTACTTTTAAAAGAGATTTTGAAAAACTTTATCAAATTCCCCCAGGCAGGTGGTTACAGCAAAGAAGATTACAAGAAGCATATCATTTGATCAAAGAAAAAGGAAAAGCGGTTTCGGATGTCTATCTGGAGGTCGGGTTTGAGGACCTTTCACACTTCTCTTTCGCTTTTAAGAAAAAATACGGACTGGCACCTTCAAGAATATAG
- the pncB gene encoding nicotinate phosphoribosyltransferase, whose product MTIQPVTSIISILDNDFYKFTMQQGVIRLFPYAKVRYKFINRGKHSFPPGFGDALRKAVNEMPALRLTREEKKFLQVNCPYLDPLYLDFLEGYRYQPDEVHIEQIGDQLEIHIEGLWYRAILWEVPIMSLICELFYELTHAVRISNEEVIERTKKKIENYRDLGVTVAEFGTRRRYSYAIHRLVLQTLQQYGEGSFIGTSNVHMAMVHQTKPIGTHAHEWFMFHAARYGFKMANSLGLEHWVQVFRGDLGIALSDTYTTDVFFRQFDKMFSKLFDGVRHDSGDPLLFADKVIAHYERMAIDPQTKTIIFSDALNYEKVARIAGHCRNRIGISFGIGTNLTNDAGPEPMNIVIKMTQAQPQNEQWTDVIKLSDEHGKYTGTEKMITLAKEILEID is encoded by the coding sequence ATGACTATACAACCTGTTACTTCAATTATATCCATCCTTGATAATGACTTTTATAAATTCACCATGCAACAGGGTGTTATACGTTTGTTCCCTTATGCCAAAGTGCGTTATAAATTTATAAACCGTGGCAAACATTCTTTTCCACCAGGTTTTGGTGATGCACTGCGTAAAGCGGTGAATGAAATGCCAGCATTACGGTTAACCCGGGAAGAGAAAAAATTCTTGCAGGTCAACTGCCCTTATCTTGATCCGCTATACCTGGATTTTCTGGAAGGCTATCGTTATCAACCAGATGAAGTGCATATTGAACAAATCGGTGATCAGTTAGAAATACATATTGAAGGTTTATGGTATCGTGCAATTTTATGGGAAGTTCCAATCATGTCCCTGATCTGCGAGCTGTTCTATGAGCTGACCCATGCGGTAAGAATCAGCAATGAAGAGGTAATCGAAAGAACGAAGAAAAAGATTGAAAACTATCGTGATCTTGGGGTTACAGTTGCTGAATTCGGCACGCGCCGCAGGTATTCTTACGCCATTCACCGCCTGGTATTGCAGACCTTACAGCAATATGGGGAGGGATCATTTATCGGAACCAGTAATGTACATATGGCCATGGTTCATCAAACCAAGCCAATTGGAACGCATGCACATGAATGGTTCATGTTCCATGCAGCACGTTATGGTTTTAAAATGGCCAATTCATTAGGTTTAGAGCATTGGGTACAGGTTTTCCGCGGAGATTTAGGAATTGCTTTATCAGACACTTATACAACTGATGTGTTTTTCAGACAGTTTGACAAGATGTTCTCCAAGTTATTTGACGGAGTAAGACATGATAGTGGTGATCCGCTATTGTTTGCAGATAAAGTGATTGCACATTATGAGCGGATGGCTATAGATCCACAAACCAAAACTATCATTTTTTCTGATGCGCTTAATTATGAAAAGGTTGCCAGGATTGCTGGTCATTGCCGTAACCGGATTGGTATATCATTCGGTATTGGGACTAACCTGACTAATGATGCCGGTCCTGAACCTATGAATATCGTAATCAAAATGACCCAGGCTCAACCTCAGAATGAGCAGTGGACAGATGTGATCAAATTATCTGATGAGCATGGGAAATATACTGGTACAGAGAAAATGATTACACTTGCTAAAGAGATTCTTGAAATTGATTAG
- a CDS encoding glycoside hydrolase family 11 protein, translating to MKKQSSLQEVTRKVALGTFAIIMLAGSTMLTSCKKEVNAEPEESAAPTGKAAVESYQSGTHNGFFWSLWKSDGATGTVNYANGAAGNYSVNWNGFNGNFTCGKGYPTGSTTYKIGYNLASYSNTGGGTFGWYGWSRTPYYEYYVNETWGKESPHTGTFLGTFESDGTGYNVWTRLMPGKNIDGGDGFRQIYSSRVTKAPTGQNRVITFANHYNKWKSLGYTLGQLNIPAIMVSETWGSNTSGNINCTIWAQQ from the coding sequence ATGAAAAAACAAAGCTCATTACAAGAAGTAACCAGGAAGGTTGCTCTTGGCACGTTTGCAATCATCATGCTTGCAGGCTCTACAATGTTAACAAGCTGTAAAAAAGAGGTAAATGCGGAGCCTGAGGAGAGCGCTGCCCCTACAGGTAAAGCAGCAGTCGAATCCTACCAATCAGGCACACATAATGGCTTCTTCTGGTCACTTTGGAAAAGCGATGGCGCTACCGGTACAGTTAATTATGCAAATGGTGCAGCCGGAAATTACAGCGTTAACTGGAACGGATTTAATGGTAATTTTACGTGCGGTAAAGGTTATCCTACTGGTTCCACCACCTACAAAATAGGATATAATCTTGCCAGTTATTCAAATACTGGTGGTGGTACTTTCGGCTGGTATGGATGGAGCAGAACCCCTTATTATGAGTATTATGTGAACGAAACATGGGGCAAAGAATCCCCTCATACCGGCACTTTCCTGGGCACTTTTGAGAGCGATGGTACAGGTTATAATGTATGGACCCGTTTGATGCCAGGTAAAAATATTGATGGTGGTGATGGTTTCAGACAGATTTACAGCTCCAGAGTTACAAAAGCTCCTACCGGACAAAACCGCGTCATTACTTTTGCCAACCACTATAACAAATGGAAAAGCTTAGGATATACGCTTGGTCAGTTAAATATTCCGGCCATTATGGTTTCAGAGACATGGGGATCTAATACCAGTGGCAATATTAACTGTACAATCTGGGCACAACAATAA
- a CDS encoding regulatory protein RecX: MEKEYSKPALDKRTALVKAESYCAYQERAQQEIRNKLYDWGLHHDEVEEVITELILNNFLNEERFAMAYVSGKFNIKKWGKVKIKQGLKLKKIPEKMILKALNSIDYDDYLKTILAAAEKKSAVLIEKDAYKRKYKLITYLMGKGFENNLISEVLKDNNLS, from the coding sequence TTGGAAAAAGAATATTCAAAACCGGCACTGGATAAAAGAACCGCTTTAGTTAAAGCAGAAAGTTACTGTGCTTATCAGGAGCGTGCGCAACAGGAAATCAGAAATAAGCTTTACGATTGGGGATTGCACCATGATGAGGTCGAAGAAGTGATTACAGAACTTATCCTGAATAACTTTCTGAATGAGGAACGGTTTGCGATGGCGTATGTGTCTGGTAAGTTTAACATCAAGAAATGGGGTAAGGTGAAGATCAAACAGGGCCTTAAATTGAAAAAGATTCCGGAGAAAATGATTTTAAAGGCACTTAATTCTATTGATTATGATGATTATTTAAAAACTATCCTCGCTGCTGCTGAAAAGAAATCAGCAGTTTTAATAGAGAAAGATGCCTATAAGAGGAAATATAAGCTGATTACCTACCTTATGGGGAAGGGCTTTGAAAATAATTTGATTTCTGAAGTACTGAAGGACAATAACTTAAGTTAA
- a CDS encoding NAD(P)-dependent oxidoreductase, translating to MKFEKITIIDNCGLTEEIIEQLAALSKNKISIYRDYPQDDAETLARIGDSDAVLVSWQTKITAEIIAKTSHLKYIGMCCSLYDEAAANVDILAARQKGIQVKGVRDYGDEGAVEFIFAQLIFLLKGLIKARWKDEPMELKNKSIGIIGLGTLGLMVAQTAQHFGMQVYYFNRSRKYEQEKNGITFLPLKELMESCDIISTHLPKNTILLTAKEFKLKKPNSILVNTSLGVPFEKEAFLNWIADARNFAIFDADGVGDFAEEFAGHENIILSDQFGGFTFEAKQRLSEKVLVNMTNYLNTK from the coding sequence ATGAAATTCGAAAAGATAACCATTATAGATAACTGCGGCCTGACTGAAGAAATTATAGAACAGCTTGCTGCTTTATCAAAAAATAAAATCAGCATATATAGGGATTATCCTCAGGATGATGCTGAAACGCTTGCCCGGATTGGTGATTCAGATGCTGTACTGGTAAGCTGGCAAACAAAAATCACAGCAGAAATTATTGCAAAGACTTCTCATTTAAAATATATTGGTATGTGCTGCAGTTTGTATGATGAAGCTGCTGCAAATGTTGATATTCTGGCAGCCCGCCAAAAAGGTATCCAGGTAAAAGGGGTTAGAGATTATGGAGATGAAGGAGCGGTAGAATTTATATTCGCACAGCTGATTTTCTTACTCAAAGGCTTAATAAAGGCAAGATGGAAAGATGAGCCTATGGAGTTAAAAAACAAAAGCATAGGGATTATTGGTCTTGGAACATTAGGATTAATGGTCGCACAGACTGCTCAGCATTTTGGAATGCAGGTATATTATTTTAACCGCAGCAGAAAATATGAACAGGAAAAAAATGGGATTACATTTTTACCGCTGAAAGAGTTAATGGAATCATGTGATATCATTTCAACACATTTACCAAAAAACACAATTTTACTTACAGCAAAAGAGTTTAAGTTAAAGAAACCAAATTCAATTCTTGTCAATACATCTTTAGGAGTGCCTTTTGAGAAGGAAGCTTTTCTAAACTGGATTGCGGATGCCAGGAACTTTGCCATCTTTGATGCAGATGGAGTTGGAGATTTTGCAGAAGAATTTGCAGGCCATGAAAATATCATTTTATCAGATCAGTTTGGTGGCTTTACTTTTGAAGCGAAACAAAGACTATCAGAGAAGGTTCTTGTCAACATGACCAATTACCTGAATACTAAATAA
- a CDS encoding DUF2147 domain-containing protein, giving the protein MRYISLLLLITAISFTGFAQNKDAILGQWINSTKEAHVEIYKKESKYFGKIVWLKAPKDEKGNAKTDIKNPDAKLKSRPILGMEILKDFVFEDGKWTDGKIYDPKSGKTYSCNMNLKDNGDLNMRGYIGISIIGRSEVWKKVK; this is encoded by the coding sequence ATGAGATACATTTCACTGCTTTTACTGATTACAGCAATTTCCTTTACAGGTTTTGCACAAAACAAAGATGCTATTCTTGGTCAATGGATTAACTCTACAAAAGAGGCACATGTAGAGATTTATAAAAAAGAGTCTAAATATTTTGGTAAGATTGTATGGCTAAAAGCTCCAAAAGATGAAAAAGGCAATGCAAAAACGGATATTAAAAATCCCGATGCTAAACTGAAATCCAGGCCTATACTAGGAATGGAAATACTGAAGGACTTTGTTTTTGAGGATGGAAAATGGACTGACGGTAAAATTTATGATCCTAAATCTGGTAAAACCTATAGCTGTAATATGAACCTTAAAGACAACGGTGATTTGAATATGCGCGGGTATATCGGTATCTCAATTATTGGAAGATCTGAAGTCTGGAAAAAAGTTAAATAA